TGCTTGTCCTGCGTCGGCACGAAGCCGGTCGGCACCTTGTTGAAGCTCCAGCCGGTGAGGAGCACCAGCCCGCCATAAACAATCAAGGCGACGGCGCTCTTGCGCAGAACCGTGCCGACGCCGGCGGAGTATTTGTTGCCCGACCAGGCGAAGGCGCGGTTGAACGGGCGGAAGAACCAGCCGAACAATTTTTCCATGCCACGCGCGAACCGGTCTTTCGGCGCCTGATGATCCCTGAGCAGCACCGCGCACAGCGCGGGCGAAAGCGTCAGGGAATTGATCGCCGAGATGACCGTCGAGATCGCGATGGTGATGGCGAACTGTTTATAGAACTGACCCGTAAGTCCGCTGATGAACGCCGTCGGCACGAACACGGCGCAGAGCACGAGCGCGGTGGCGATGATCGGACTGGTGACTTCGCTCATGGCCCGTTTCGCGGCGTCCACCGGCGACAGGCCGAGCGCGATGTTGCGCTCGACGTTTTCGACGACGACGATGGCGTCGTCCACCACGATGCCGATGGCCAGCACCAGGCCGAACAGCGAAAGGTTGTTGATGGAAAATCCGAGCGCCAGCATGACGGCGAAGGTTCCAACGAGCGACACGGGCACGGCGGCGAGCGGGATGATCGAGGCGCGCCACGTCTGAAGAAAAAGGATGACGACGATCACGACGAGCAGAATGGCTTCGAGCAGGGTGTGAACCACGGCCTCAATCGAATGCCGCACGAAAACGGTCGGATCGTAAACCACCGAGTAATCCACGCCGCTCGGGAAGTTGCTTTTCAATCTCTCCATCGTGCTGCGGACCCTTGCAGAAAGTTCCAGCGCATTGGCGCCGGGAGTTTGAAAAATGGGCAGAGCGACGGCCGTTTTGTTGTCGAGCAGTGAACGCAACGCGTAACTGCCCGCGCTGAGTTCGATGCGGGCAACGTCCTTGAGCAGGGTTTTTTCACCGTTCGGCCCGGTCTTCACAATGATCTGGCCGAATTCCTCCGTTGAAATCAGCCGTCCCTTTGCGTTGATCTGTAATTCAAAGTTCACCGGTGAACTGACCGGCTGCTGCCCGATCGCGCCCGCGGCAACCTGCACATTCTGCTCGCGGATGGCGCCGACGACGTCGCTCGCCGTGAGATTTCGAGCCGAGATCTTATCCGGGTTGAGCCAGACGCGCATGGCGTAATCGCCCGAGCCGAAGACTTCCACGTCGCCCGCGCCGGGGATGCGCGCGAGCACGTCCTTTACCTGCAGGGTCGCATAGTTGCGGAGATAGACCTCGTCGTAGCGGCCATTGGGCGAGAATAAATGGACGACCATCGTCAGGTCGGGTGACTGCTTGACGGTTATTACGCCAAGCCGGCGGACTTCCTCGGGCAATTTGGGCAGCGCTTGCGACACGCGGTTCTGCACCTGCACCTGCGCCTTGTCGACATCCGTGCCCAGCTTGAACGTCACGGTCAACGTCATCACGCCGTCGCCCGTGGCCTGTGAAAACATGTAGAGCGAATCCTCCACGCCGTTGACGGCCTGCTCCAGTGGCGAGGCGACGGTCTCGGCGATGGTTTTTGGGTTGGCGCCCGGATATGTCGCGCGGACGACGATGGTGGGCGGAACGACCTCCGGGTATTCGCTGATCGGCAACTTCCACATCGCGATCAGCCCGACAAGGAAAATGAGGGTCGAAAGCACGCCCGCAAAAATCGGGCGGCGGATGAAGAAACTGGAAAAGTTCATGATGACTCCCTGGAATCTGTTTATCGCTTCGCAATACTCGGTTCATCATTACCAGCGACGCCTTCCTGCGGAGACACGGGCATTCCCGGCCGCACGCGCTGCAGTCCGTTGACAACAATTTTTTCGCCACCTTCCAAGCCGGAGCGAACGATGCGTTTGCCGTCAACAAGCGGGCCGAGTTTTACCGACTGATACGCAACGGTGTTGGTCTCGGTCAGCGTGAGCACATACTTCTGTGCCTGATCCGTGCCAATGGCGCGTTCCTCCACGAGCAGCGCGGGTCGGCGCTCGCTCAAGGGCACGCGGATGCGCGCGAACAGCCCCGGCACGATCCGCCCATCAGCATTCGGAAACACCGCGCGCAACAGAATGCTGCCCGTATTCGGATCGAGGTGGTTGTCGAACGACTCGATGTGCCCTTTATGCGGAAACCCTTTCCCTTCTTCGTCGGCAAGCTGCAATTGAACGGGAATCTTTCCGTCGCCGTTCGTTTCGAGCATTCTGGCCCGCGCCAGGGCGTTGAACTTCAGCAGGGAATTCTCGTCGATGTCCGCGTACACGTAAACCGGGTCCACCGAAACGAGGGTCGTCAGCAGGCTGGCAGCTCCGGCGACCCCGCTAACGTAATTGCCTTCCGTCAGCAGCGCGCGGCTGACGCGTCCGTCAATTGGTGCATGGACCTGCGTGTATTCGAGGTCCAGCTTTGCCGAGTCGAGCGCTCCTTGCGCGGCCAGAAGCGCCGCTTTTGCTTCCTGGTAACGTGCCTGACGGGCGTCGGCGTCCTCTGTCGAGATGGCCTTGTTCGCCAGCAGCTGTGGTGTCCGGTCGGCCTCACGCCGGGTGTTATCCAGTCGTACTTTGGCCTGCTCGAATTCAGCCTGGCGTTGATCGAACGCGGCCCGGTGCCACCGCGGATCGATGACAAACAACACGTCACCTTTCTTCACCAGTTGGCCCGATTGGAACCCCACCTCCTGGATGTAACCGGAAACCCGCGGGCGCACGTCCACCGATTCCAC
The window above is part of the Candidatus Angelobacter sp. genome. Proteins encoded here:
- a CDS encoding efflux RND transporter permease subunit, which translates into the protein MNFSSFFIRRPIFAGVLSTLIFLVGLIAMWKLPISEYPEVVPPTIVVRATYPGANPKTIAETVASPLEQAVNGVEDSLYMFSQATGDGVMTLTVTFKLGTDVDKAQVQVQNRVSQALPKLPEEVRRLGVITVKQSPDLTMVVHLFSPNGRYDEVYLRNYATLQVKDVLARIPGAGDVEVFGSGDYAMRVWLNPDKISARNLTASDVVGAIREQNVQVAAGAIGQQPVSSPVNFELQINAKGRLISTEEFGQIIVKTGPNGEKTLLKDVARIELSAGSYALRSLLDNKTAVALPIFQTPGANALELSARVRSTMERLKSNFPSGVDYSVVYDPTVFVRHSIEAVVHTLLEAILLVVIVVILFLQTWRASIIPLAAVPVSLVGTFAVMLALGFSINNLSLFGLVLAIGIVVDDAIVVVENVERNIALGLSPVDAAKRAMSEVTSPIIATALVLCAVFVPTAFISGLTGQFYKQFAITIAISTVISAINSLTLSPALCAVLLRDHQAPKDRFARGMEKLFGWFFRPFNRAFAWSGNKYSAGVGTVLRKSAVALIVYGGLVLLTGWSFNKVPTGFVPTQDK
- a CDS encoding efflux RND transporter periplasmic adaptor subunit, producing the protein MSKIKLFSPTSSVVLLAVIVTLLQGCARQTAQSPPPPPSVTVAPVERKEVVEWDEFTGRTEAVESVDVRPRVSGYIQEVGFQSGQLVKKGDVLFVIDPRWHRAAFDQRQAEFEQAKVRLDNTRREADRTPQLLANKAISTEDADARQARYQEAKAALLAAQGALDSAKLDLEYTQVHAPIDGRVSRALLTEGNYVSGVAGAASLLTTLVSVDPVYVYADIDENSLLKFNALARARMLETNGDGKIPVQLQLADEEGKGFPHKGHIESFDNHLDPNTGSILLRAVFPNADGRIVPGLFARIRVPLSERRPALLVEERAIGTDQAQKYVLTLTETNTVAYQSVKLGPLVDGKRIVRSGLEGGEKIVVNGLQRVRPGMPVSPQEGVAGNDEPSIAKR